The following nucleotide sequence is from Synechococcus sp. CBW1004.
TCTTTCTCACCCACAGCCTCACAGTGTGCGAGCGCGATGAGTTCTATGGAATTCTCGGCATCGACGCCCCCGCCTTCGACGCCGAGGTGATGCGCCAGACCAACCGCACCGCCCGTCGCGCCTTCCCGCGGGTGTTCGATCTGGAGAACAGCGACTATCTGAACCTGCGCGATCGCCTGGTCGCCACCTACCAGCAGATCAAGGATGCCGGCACGAGCGGCGGGCCGCTGCAGCGTCTGGGCCTGCGCCTGCGCTTCGCCGGTCTGTTGATCCGCCAGTTCTGCCAGCCGATGGTCGACTCCAGCCAGACCACCGCCGGAGGTGTGGCATGAGCGCCGCTCCCTTTGCCCCGGCATCCGCTGCGCCGACGCCCGTGGCGTCGCGTCCGGATTACGGCAGTGCCAGCTACGGGGATGCCTTCAGCCGCATCAATGCCCTGGTGATCGTCGGCGAGGCGATGGCCGATCGCCACTTCCGCCGCCTCGCCGCTCTGCTGCCCCAGGACCGGGAGGAACTGCGGCGTCTGGGGGCGATGGAGGGCCGCCACGCAGCCGGCTTCGTCGGCTGCGGCCGCCACCTGGGGGTGACGCCTGATCTGGCCCTGGCCCGCCGCCTGCTGGCACCGCTGCAGCAGCAGTTCGACGCCTGTGAATCCGAAGGCGATGTGGTGGGCTGTCTGACGCTGCAGTGCCTGATCATCGAGTGCTTCGCGGTGGCGGCCTACCGCTGCTACCTGCCGGTCGCTGATCCCTATGCCGCGCCGATCACCGCGGCGGTGCTGCAGGACGAAGATGAGCATCTGGGCTATGGCGAGCAGTGGCTGCGCCAGCGCCTGGAGGCAGTGCGCGAGCCGCTGGAGCGCTGCTGCAGGCAGGCGGTGCCGGCGGCCCTGTCGCTGCTGCAGGCCCTGCAGGCCGACCTCGAGGCGATCGCGATCGCACCGCTGGAGCTGATCGCTGAATTCGTCGTCTGCTTTCAGGAGGCTCTCGAGGCGATCGGCTACATGGGGCTTCCTGAATAAGGCCAGATCCGCTGCAGCACAATGGATCTCAGCTCTTTTTGACGGTAAAATGTGCGCAAATGGGCCGATTTGTGCCCAAAAGCGGCCCGGAGTTTTCCACATGTATCGGCGCGAGCATCGTCATCAGCTCTCGTTCGAAGACTTCTTTCTGCCTTTCGGCGGCAAACTCTCTGGTGACAATCGCTGGATCAAGCTGGCTGAGCTGATTCCGTGGGATGAACTGGAGGACGACTACGCGGCGCAATTCTGCAAGGGCTTTGGAGCACCGGCAAAACCCTTTCGCATGGCACTGGGTGCTTTGATCATCAAGGCCCGTCTCGGGCTCACGGATGAAGAACTGGTCGAGCAGATCAAAGAAAATCCATACCTGCAGTTCTTCATCGGCCTGGAAGTATTCCAGTATTCGGCGCCGTTTGATCCATCAATGATGGTCTATTTCCGCAAGCGCCTACCGGAAGCCGTTGTGAATGACTGCAACGAACGGATTGTGCGTCATGGCCTGAAAGTGATTCGCTCATCTGATACCGAGGGCCCAGGCGATGACAATGGCAGTGGTGGTGGATCGACCAGTCCTGCAGACCAGCCACAACCATGCTCGCAGAAGCAGCCGAATCAGGGTTCACTTTTGATCGATGCCACCTGTGCGCCTGTAGATATCCGTCATCCAACAGACCTATCACTGCTCAATGAAGCGAGGGAGGTAACTGAGATCCTGATTGATGCAATGCATCCCAAGGTCAGAGAAAGCTTTGGCCATAAGCCGCGTACGCACCGCAAACAGGCAAGGCAGCAGTTTCTTGCAGTGGCCAAAAAAAAGAAGCCAAGGATCAGCAAGATCCGCAAAGCGATCAAGCAGCAGCTTGGTCACCTCAAGCGGAATCTGGCAAGCGTTGACGCCCTGATCGCTTGTGGTGGCTGCCTTCTGGCCGCCGGACGGCATATCTACCGGAAGTTGCTGGTGATCAGTGAGCTGGTCCGCCAGCAGACCATTCTCTATCACGCAGACAGCAGAAGCATCCCAGATCGCATCGTCAGCCTCTGCCAGGCACATATCAGGCCGATTGTCCGCGGGAAAGCTCGTTGCAATGTTGAGTTCGGAGCCAAGATCTCAATCTCTGTCACCGGCGAGGGATTCACCTTCCTCGATCGCCTGAGTTATGCCCCCTACAACGAAGGAGAAGACCTCAAGGGTCAAGCGATTTCCTATCGGCGTCGCCATGGTCACTATCCGAAGGTGATTTGTGCTGACCAGATCTACCGCACAAGATCGAACCGTGCTTTCTGCCAGCGCCATGGAATCCGTTTGAGTGGCCCGCGACTTGGACGGCCGAAGAACGATCCTGAATTGGTGGCTGCCGAGAAGCAGCAGTTCATCGATGACCAGCGCCAAAGGAATGCCGTTGAAGGCAAGATCGGCCAAGGCAAGCGTCGTTTTGGGCTGGGCCTGATACGTGAGAAGCTTGCTGTGACACAGGGTTCAACCATTGCACTGAATGTTCTGGTGATGAACCTCGAGAAGCTGCTGGAGCTTCTTTTTGTTCTTTTTGCGTCCTGGCTGCAAGTTCTCCTTTGCAATCAACCAGGCAAGGGGTCACCATTCGTGTGTGTGAGCACTCATCTCAGCCCCACATGAACGGCCAGTCTCCGCCTCACTCAGGCTCGGCTCTTTGACAGCTTGACCTCCCTCTTACTTTCTCAGGAAGCCCTACATGCCGCATCAGGCCCGGGTGCTGGTGGCGCGGCTGGCGGGCGCTGCGGTGGCCTGAAGCGGAACCGTGCCAGGGTTGTAGGGAATTCCCTTCAGGCCCCGGCCATGGAGCCCGGCAGACCCTGGCTGCGGACCGCTGACCGCCTGGCCGTCGCCCTGCTGGTGGCCGGCTGCGGCGTCGGGTTGGCGGGTCTGCTGTTGCGTCCACCGCTTCCCCACCACCTGCCGCTCACCCCTGAGGAGCAGCAGCAGCGGGTCAGGGAGCTGGAGAACCGGCTGCTGGAACAGGTCCCCAGGGCGGTGGAGCTGCGCTACCGCGATCTCTGAAGCGTGGCCCGGATCTCTCCGCTGCGTGGATGGTTCGGGTGCAGCGGCGTGATGTCGCGCGCGTCAGGGTTGCAGGGGAGGGGTGTGATTCAGCAGCGATGACTTGCTGTCCTTGAGCTGATTCCAGGTGCGGCGGATTTCGGCATAGGCCTCTTCCTGGCTCAGTTTGCCGTTGCTCTGCAGCGCCACGATCAGCCCCACCCGCTCGGCGAAGGTTTCGAGGTTCTGGTGGAAGGCGAGGCGTTGCGGTGTCCAGTCCTGTCCCCGGTAGCTGGAGAGCGCCGGCATCGGCGATCGCACGCCCTCCGGCCCGTAACTCCCAGCCGGAGCTGGTCCGTCACCGGGGGCTGGGGCGGAGGGATGCATGCTCAACCCCGGCGAATGCGTTTGCGGAACCCTAGGAAGAGCGGATTAAGAGCAACCTAAGAACGGACGATCGTGCTGTGGAGCACAGCCAGGCCCGCGCCTCACTGGCCACGCTGCACCAACCGATCCCGGGGAGGCGCCCGATGAAGCCCTGGTTGCCGCAGGTGGGGATCTGTCTGCTGTTGCAGGGCGGGATCGCCGTCACCGGTTTGCTGCTGCATCATTGGCTGCCGGCTCCCCCACCGTGCTGCGATCGACACCTGGTGCTCTGAGCTCGCGCCTGCTGGAGGAGCGGCCCGCGAATCTTCCCGGCCAGCTGTTCGTCCATGGCGGCCGTCAGCCCAGCCGCTTCTGTGCGGTGCTGTTCGAACCCCAGGGGCCCAGGCTGCTGCAGCTCGAGACCCCTGCCTGCGTGCAGCGTCTGGTCGGCTCCGGACAGCCGATCTGGCTGCGGGTGATGGGGCTCTCCGATGGAGACCGCATCCGCGCCATGCTCGAGCCTCTGGAGGTGCCGCCGGTGCTGTTGCCACCGACGCTGGAGGTGCCACAGCGTCCCCGGGTCGATTGCCTGGGGGATGCGCTGCTGGTGGTGCTGCATCGCCTCGGTTTTGCCAGGGATCCCCTGCATCTGCTCAGCGCCCAGGTGGGATTTCTGCTGTTGCCGCACCGGCTGATCACCTTTGAGGAGGCTCCCTCCGGTGAGGCCTTCCCCCAGCTGACCGAATGGCTGGCGCAGCAGAGGGGCTGCGGTGATGATCACGATCTCGATGACATCCTCCACTATCTGGTGGACGAAGTGCTCGATGCCCTCTTCCCGATGCTGGAGCACATCTCGAACCGGCTGGATGATCTGGAGGAGGCTGTCCTGCGGGATCCCAGGCCGGGGCAGCTCAGCCGCGCCTTCAGCCATCGCAGCAACCTGCGCACCATCCGTTCCCAGGTGTGGCCGCTGCGCCATCAGATCCGGGTCCTGTTGCGGCAGCGCCAGCAGCTGCTGGGCCCGGAGGCCCTGAGCGGCTTCCAGGACATGGGCGAACTGGTGGAACTGCTGTTTGACAGCACCGAACTGTTGCGTCATCAGTGCGATGCGATCACGCAGGCCTATGCGGCGAGTGTCGGCAATCGTATGAACCAGGTGATGAAAACCCTGGCCATCCTCACCAGCATCTTCGCGCCGTTGACCTTCATCGCCGGCATCTACGGCATGAACTTTGAGCACATGCCCGAGCTGCGCTGGCGCTACGGCTATGCCCTCGTGGTTCTGATCATGCTGATCGTGGCCCTCCTGCAGGCGTGGCTGCTGGCGCGTCGCGGTTGGTTTGAGGACTGGACCACACCGCGCTGAGCATCGGGCGCTACATGATCACCTGTTCTTAACCCCCGCCGCCATCGATCTGAAGCAGATTCAGCTCGGTAAGGAGATCCCCATGGCCCTTGCGATCCTGGAGCGGGCTCGGTCGGGTGTCGCGTCGAGAGCTGTTGTCGTTGCCGGCGTTGTGTTCGCCCTGGCCCCGGCCGGCAGCGCCCAGCAGAGTGCCCCGGCGATCCGTCTCGGTGGCTCCAGCACCGTGCATCCGATCCTGGCCGAGGCGGTCCGCGACTTCCGGCGGGCGAATCCCGCTGAGGCCCGCACCCCCATCCAGCTCAGTGAGGAGGGGACAAGTGGTGGCTTCCGGCGCTTCTGTCAGGGCCAGCTGCTGATCGCGGGTGCCTCCCGGCCGATCAACAGCGCCGAGCTCAAGGCCTGTCGCTCGAAGGGGGTGGCGTTCATCGAGCTGCCGATCGCCTTCGATGCCATCACCGTGGCGGTCAACCCCCGCAACACCTGGGCGCGCCTGATCACGACCCGTGAGTTGGCGCGCCTGTGGGGTCGCCAGGCCCAGGGGCGGATCATGCGCTGGAATCAGGTGAACATCGACTGGCCGGATCGTCCCCTGCGCCTCTGTGCGCCTGGGCGCGACTCCGGGACCTACGACTTGTTCAACAAGGCGATCAGCGGTGCTGTGGATAATGCCCGCCAGGATGTGGTCAGTAGTGAGGATGATGGGGTGCTGGTCAAATGTGTGGCTTCCGATCCCAATGCCATCGGCTATTTCGGCTACAGCTACTACGCCACCAACCGCGACAAGTTGCGTGCCCTCACCGTCGTCGGAACCAAGGGCCCTGTCGCTCCTTCCGCGCGGTCGGTTCAGAATGAAACCTATCTGCCGCTGTCACGGCCGCTCTTTCTCTATGTCAATGATCAGGCTCTCCTGCGCAACCAGACTGGTCGTCGCTTCCTGAAATGGACCCTGCGCAATGGCCTGCGTCTCAGTGAGAAGGTGGGCCTGATTCCGCTGCCCTCCAGCACCTATCGCCTCGCTGAGACCAAGCTCTACCGCCGTGTGCTCGGCAGTGCCTTCGGTGGTGATCTGGCGGTGGGTCAGGGCGTCAGTCAGACCCTGCGCCGCAGTCTCGAGAGCCTGAAACGACCGGAGTTCCGTTGATCCGCCAGCCCTGCTGTGGATCAGGCCTGTGTGCGGGCCCGTTCCAACCCAACACCCTTCAGCCATGACTGTATCGATGACGGCCGTTGAGGCCTTTGCCGCCATACCGCTTGCCGCCGTGTGCTGCGATCAGCATTTCAGCAAGGATGAGGCCTGGGTGATCCGTGAACAGCTTCTGTGTCGCTCGGCTTATCGCGCCATGGAGCCCTATGCGTTCGGCCTGTTGATCTCGCGTCTGTTGAAGCGCTTTCGTGAGGAGTCCTGGCAGGGCTTGATCGCTGCTGCCGCTCCCGTTCTCTCGCCAGGGCATCAGGAAACCGCCTTTGCCCTGGCCTGTCAGCTGATCCACTGCGATCGGGATGTGTCCGAACTCGAGCGCGAGTTCCTGATCGCCCTTTC
It contains:
- a CDS encoding long-chain fatty aldehyde decarbonylase encodes the protein MASRPDYGSASYGDAFSRINALVIVGEAMADRHFRRLAALLPQDREELRRLGAMEGRHAAGFVGCGRHLGVTPDLALARRLLAPLQQQFDACESEGDVVGCLTLQCLIIECFAVAAYRCYLPVADPYAAPITAAVLQDEDEHLGYGEQWLRQRLEAVREPLERCCRQAVPAALSLLQALQADLEAIAIAPLELIAEFVVCFQEALEAIGYMGLPE
- a CDS encoding IS5 family transposase, producing the protein MYRREHRHQLSFEDFFLPFGGKLSGDNRWIKLAELIPWDELEDDYAAQFCKGFGAPAKPFRMALGALIIKARLGLTDEELVEQIKENPYLQFFIGLEVFQYSAPFDPSMMVYFRKRLPEAVVNDCNERIVRHGLKVIRSSDTEGPGDDNGSGGGSTSPADQPQPCSQKQPNQGSLLIDATCAPVDIRHPTDLSLLNEAREVTEILIDAMHPKVRESFGHKPRTHRKQARQQFLAVAKKKKPRISKIRKAIKQQLGHLKRNLASVDALIACGGCLLAAGRHIYRKLLVISELVRQQTILYHADSRSIPDRIVSLCQAHIRPIVRGKARCNVEFGAKISISVTGEGFTFLDRLSYAPYNEGEDLKGQAISYRRRHGHYPKVICADQIYRTRSNRAFCQRHGIRLSGPRLGRPKNDPELVAAEKQQFIDDQRQRNAVEGKIGQGKRRFGLGLIREKLAVTQGSTIALNVLVMNLEKLLELLFVLFASWLQVLLCNQPGKGSPFVCVSTHLSPT
- a CDS encoding magnesium and cobalt transport protein CorA codes for the protein MAAGSPTVLRSTPGALSSRLLEERPANLPGQLFVHGGRQPSRFCAVLFEPQGPRLLQLETPACVQRLVGSGQPIWLRVMGLSDGDRIRAMLEPLEVPPVLLPPTLEVPQRPRVDCLGDALLVVLHRLGFARDPLHLLSAQVGFLLLPHRLITFEEAPSGEAFPQLTEWLAQQRGCGDDHDLDDILHYLVDEVLDALFPMLEHISNRLDDLEEAVLRDPRPGQLSRAFSHRSNLRTIRSQVWPLRHQIRVLLRQRQQLLGPEALSGFQDMGELVELLFDSTELLRHQCDAITQAYAASVGNRMNQVMKTLAILTSIFAPLTFIAGIYGMNFEHMPELRWRYGYALVVLIMLIVALLQAWLLARRGWFEDWTTPR
- a CDS encoding PstS family phosphate ABC transporter substrate-binding protein, yielding MALAILERARSGVASRAVVVAGVVFALAPAGSAQQSAPAIRLGGSSTVHPILAEAVRDFRRANPAEARTPIQLSEEGTSGGFRRFCQGQLLIAGASRPINSAELKACRSKGVAFIELPIAFDAITVAVNPRNTWARLITTRELARLWGRQAQGRIMRWNQVNIDWPDRPLRLCAPGRDSGTYDLFNKAISGAVDNARQDVVSSEDDGVLVKCVASDPNAIGYFGYSYYATNRDKLRALTVVGTKGPVAPSARSVQNETYLPLSRPLFLYVNDQALLRNQTGRRFLKWTLRNGLRLSEKVGLIPLPSSTYRLAETKLYRRVLGSAFGGDLAVGQGVSQTLRRSLESLKRPEFR
- a CDS encoding tellurite resistance TerB family protein, coding for MTAVEAFAAIPLAAVCCDQHFSKDEAWVIREQLLCRSAYRAMEPYAFGLLISRLLKRFREESWQGLIAAAAPVLSPGHQETAFALACQLIHCDRDVSELEREFLIALSGILDLSQTRAAQIVEVCALLNRDADFGSELHSDPA